Proteins encoded together in one Yersinia mollaretii ATCC 43969 window:
- a CDS encoding TonB-dependent siderophore receptor, with translation MNVKWQGRSLTTLASLISICLSTPLWAQTQVTSQTASDTAPAQSSPTAAPQETDSATTTTAADNKATTGDTLVVTAQQQVRQALGASTITAEDIRKRPPANDLSEIIRTMPGVNLSGNSASGQRGNNRQIDIRGMGPENTLIMVDGMPISSRNAVRYGWRGERDTRGDTNWVPANMVEKIEVLRGPAAARYGNGAAGGVVNIITKQPDKELHGSWNAYMNKPQHSEEGATRRTDFSLMGPLSDSVSFRLYGGYNKTDADDWDINLGHESARTGNQVGTLPAGREGVRNKDINGLLRWDFAKGQSLEFEAGYSRQGNIYAGDTQNTNSNAIVRSLYGAETNRMYRENFSVTHRGFWDNGVSSTSYIQYEETRNSRINEGLAGGTEGIFSNNNFSTITLDNYLAHSEVNVPFEWGVNQVLTVGAEWNDQKMNDPTSNTQTTTEGGNVSGLTGTGRDTRTSAQIASLFVEDNIELTDTTMLTPALRFDHHSTAGSNWSPGLNLSQELGDYFTMKMGIARSYKAPNLYQTNPNYLLYSRGQGCYGGGGSCYLMGNDSLSTETSVNKEIGFEFHNNDGIIAGVTYFRNDYRNKIEPGLVSLGTASGGSGAYANSDIFQWENVPKALVEGLEGNLTVPVTETVQWSSNLTYMLESKNKTTGDYLSITPEFTLNSSVSWQATEDFSLLSTVTWYGRQKPKKYDYQGLPVTGTALNEVSPYAIFGLSGSYTVTKNVSVTTGIENLFDKRQFRAGNAQSVAGIAGAGAATYNEPGRTFFVSLNTQF, from the coding sequence ATGAACGTAAAATGGCAAGGGCGCTCGCTAACGACCTTAGCGAGTCTGATCAGCATTTGTCTCTCAACACCACTCTGGGCGCAAACTCAAGTCACCAGCCAAACGGCATCTGACACCGCGCCAGCTCAATCGTCACCCACGGCAGCGCCGCAGGAAACCGACTCTGCGACAACAACGACGGCCGCTGATAATAAGGCCACCACGGGCGATACGCTAGTGGTGACCGCTCAGCAGCAAGTCCGTCAAGCACTGGGTGCCTCGACGATCACCGCAGAAGATATTCGCAAACGCCCTCCGGCGAATGATCTGTCGGAAATTATCCGCACCATGCCCGGCGTGAATCTCTCAGGTAACTCTGCCAGCGGCCAGCGCGGCAATAATCGCCAAATTGATATTCGTGGCATGGGGCCGGAAAACACCCTGATTATGGTCGATGGGATGCCGATTTCGAGCCGAAATGCGGTGCGCTATGGCTGGCGTGGCGAACGTGATACCCGTGGTGATACCAACTGGGTTCCGGCGAATATGGTTGAAAAAATCGAAGTGCTACGTGGGCCGGCAGCCGCGCGTTACGGCAACGGGGCGGCGGGTGGCGTGGTGAACATTATCACTAAACAGCCGGACAAAGAGCTGCACGGTAGCTGGAATGCTTACATGAATAAGCCACAGCACAGCGAAGAGGGGGCGACTCGTCGTACCGACTTCAGCTTGATGGGACCGCTAAGTGATTCCGTCAGTTTCCGCTTATACGGCGGCTACAATAAAACGGATGCCGATGACTGGGATATCAACTTAGGCCATGAATCAGCCCGAACCGGTAATCAGGTGGGCACCTTGCCAGCGGGCCGTGAAGGGGTACGCAATAAAGATATCAATGGCTTATTGCGTTGGGACTTCGCCAAGGGCCAATCACTGGAGTTTGAGGCGGGTTATAGCCGTCAGGGCAACATTTATGCCGGTGATACACAAAACACCAACAGTAACGCCATTGTTCGCAGCCTATACGGCGCTGAAACTAACCGCATGTACCGCGAAAACTTCTCGGTAACCCACCGTGGTTTTTGGGATAACGGCGTGAGTTCAACCTCTTATATCCAGTATGAAGAGACCCGCAACTCGCGGATCAATGAAGGACTGGCGGGCGGGACGGAGGGCATATTCTCCAATAACAATTTCAGCACCATCACACTGGATAATTATCTGGCTCACTCCGAAGTTAACGTGCCATTTGAATGGGGCGTCAATCAGGTACTGACGGTGGGCGCGGAGTGGAATGATCAGAAAATGAATGATCCCACCTCCAACACCCAAACCACCACCGAGGGCGGCAATGTGAGCGGCCTGACCGGAACCGGGCGCGATACCCGCACTTCGGCGCAAATCGCCTCGCTGTTTGTCGAAGATAACATCGAGCTGACTGATACCACGATGCTCACCCCAGCACTGCGTTTTGATCATCACAGTACCGCAGGCAGCAACTGGAGCCCTGGGCTGAACTTGTCGCAGGAACTGGGTGATTACTTCACCATGAAAATGGGGATTGCCCGCTCCTATAAAGCGCCCAACCTCTACCAAACTAACCCTAACTACTTGTTATATAGCCGTGGTCAGGGCTGCTATGGCGGTGGCGGTAGCTGCTACCTGATGGGGAATGACTCACTGTCAACGGAAACCAGTGTCAACAAAGAGATTGGTTTTGAGTTCCATAACAATGACGGCATTATTGCCGGTGTCACTTATTTCCGTAATGACTACCGCAATAAAATTGAGCCGGGTCTGGTCTCTTTGGGCACCGCCAGCGGTGGGAGCGGCGCGTATGCTAACTCCGATATTTTCCAGTGGGAAAACGTGCCTAAGGCGTTGGTTGAAGGGCTAGAAGGTAACCTGACTGTGCCTGTGACCGAAACGGTACAGTGGAGCAGCAATCTGACCTATATGCTTGAATCGAAGAATAAAACCACTGGCGATTACTTATCGATCACCCCAGAGTTTACCTTGAACAGCTCAGTGAGCTGGCAGGCCACGGAAGATTTCTCACTGCTCTCAACCGTGACGTGGTATGGCCGCCAGAAACCGAAGAAATATGACTATCAGGGGCTGCCAGTCACAGGCACGGCGCTTAATGAAGTCAGCCCGTATGCCATCTTTGGCTTGAGTGGCAGCTACACCGTGACCAAGAATGTCAGCGTGACCACTGGGATTGAAAACCTGTTCGACAAACGCCAGTTCCGTGCGGGGAATGCCCAGAGTGTCGCGGGTATCGCCGGCGCTGGGGCGGCAACCTACAATGAGCCGGGGCGGACATTCTTTGTGAGCTTGAATACCCAATTCTAA
- the yacL gene encoding protein YacL, with product MDYEFLRDLTGQVLVRFSMGHEVIGHWLNEEIKGDLAKLDQIEAAATEVKGSERQWQLTGHEYTLWLDGEEVMVRANQLDLDGDEMEEGMNYYDEESLCLCGLEDFLLVLKGYRAFILHS from the coding sequence ATGGACTATGAATTCTTGCGTGATTTGACCGGGCAAGTGCTCGTCAGATTCTCGATGGGGCATGAAGTGATCGGCCATTGGCTCAATGAAGAGATCAAAGGCGATCTGGCAAAACTGGATCAAATTGAAGCTGCCGCCACTGAAGTGAAAGGCAGTGAGCGCCAGTGGCAACTGACGGGTCATGAATACACACTGTGGTTGGATGGTGAAGAGGTGATGGTGCGGGCCAACCAACTGGATCTTGACGGCGATGAGATGGAAGAGGGCATGAATTACTACGATGAAGAGAGCCTTTGCCTGTGCGGCCTAGAGGATTTTCTGCTGGTACTCAAAGGCTACCGAGCTTTCATCTTGCACTCATAG
- the acnB gene encoding bifunctional aconitate hydratase 2/2-methylisocitrate dehydratase produces the protein MLEEYRKHVAERAAEGIVPKPLDASQMAALVESLKNPPAGEEEFLLDLLINRVPPGVDEAAYVKAGFLAAIAKGEAHSPLINAEKAIELLGTMQGGYNIHPLIDALDNEKLAPIAGKALSHTLLMFDNFYDVEEKAKAGNPHAKKVMQSWADAEWYLSRPALAEKITVTVFKVTGETNTDDLSPAPDAWSRPDIPLHALAMLKNAREGIHPDKPGSVGPIKQIEELNKIGFPLAYVGDVVGTGSSRKSATNSVLWFMGDDIPYVPNKRGGGVVLGSKIAPIFFNTMEDAGALPIEVDVANLNMGDVIDIFPYLGEVRRHDTGEILATFELKTDVLLDEVRAGGRIPLIVGRGLTTKARESLGLPVSEVFRVAKPVAKSNKGFSLAQKMVGRACGVTGVRPGEYCEPKMTSVGSQDTTGPMTRDELKDLACLGFSADLVMQSFCHTAAYPKPVDVTTHHTLPDFIMNRGGVSLRPGDGIIHSWLNRMLLPDTVGTGGDSHTRFPIGISFPAGSGLVAFAAATGVMPLDMPESVLVRFKGEMQPGITLRDLVHAIPYYAIQEGLLTVEKQGKKNIFSGRILEIEGLPELKVEQAFELADASAERSAAGCTIKLDKAPITEYLQSNVVLLKWMIAEGYGDRRTLERRINGMESWLANPNLLEGDADAEYAAVIEIDLADITQPILCAPNDPDDARLLSDVANSKIDEVFIGSCMTNIGHFRAAGKLLNQHKGQLPTRLWVAPPTKMDAAQLTEEGYYSIFGNSGARIEIPGCSLCMGNQARVADGATVVSTSTRNFPNRLGTGANVYLASAELAAIASLLGRLPTPDEYQTYMAQVDKTAEDTYRYLNFDQLSQYTEKADGVIFQTAV, from the coding sequence GTGCTAGAAGAATACCGTAAGCACGTAGCCGAGCGTGCTGCTGAGGGTATCGTCCCCAAGCCATTAGATGCATCACAAATGGCCGCGCTGGTTGAATCATTAAAAAATCCGCCTGCGGGCGAAGAAGAATTTCTACTCGATCTGCTGATCAACCGTGTACCACCCGGTGTTGATGAAGCAGCCTACGTAAAAGCCGGTTTTCTAGCGGCCATCGCCAAGGGCGAAGCCCACTCACCACTGATTAATGCTGAAAAAGCGATTGAACTGCTTGGCACCATGCAGGGCGGCTATAATATTCATCCGCTGATTGATGCATTGGATAATGAAAAGCTGGCTCCGATTGCGGGCAAAGCGCTGTCTCACACTTTGCTGATGTTTGATAACTTCTACGACGTGGAGGAGAAAGCCAAAGCAGGTAACCCCCATGCCAAGAAAGTGATGCAATCTTGGGCCGATGCCGAATGGTATCTCTCCCGCCCTGCACTGGCAGAGAAAATCACGGTTACCGTCTTTAAAGTGACCGGTGAGACCAACACCGATGACTTGTCTCCGGCTCCTGATGCTTGGTCGCGCCCTGATATCCCACTGCATGCGCTGGCGATGCTGAAAAATGCCCGTGAAGGCATTCACCCTGATAAGCCGGGCAGTGTTGGTCCAATCAAACAGATTGAAGAGCTGAACAAAATTGGCTTCCCGCTGGCTTATGTCGGTGACGTGGTCGGCACCGGCTCCTCCCGTAAGTCTGCCACCAACTCCGTGCTGTGGTTTATGGGCGACGACATCCCTTACGTGCCGAATAAGCGCGGCGGCGGTGTGGTACTGGGCAGCAAAATTGCGCCTATCTTCTTTAACACCATGGAAGATGCGGGTGCACTGCCGATCGAAGTGGATGTTGCTAACCTGAATATGGGCGACGTGATTGATATCTTCCCGTATCTGGGGGAAGTTCGCCGCCATGATACCGGGGAGATTTTAGCCACCTTCGAGCTGAAAACTGACGTGCTGCTGGATGAAGTCCGTGCCGGTGGTCGTATTCCGCTGATCGTGGGTCGTGGCTTGACCACCAAAGCCCGCGAATCACTGGGTCTGCCCGTGAGCGAAGTGTTCCGCGTGGCGAAGCCGGTTGCCAAAAGCAACAAAGGCTTCTCATTGGCACAGAAAATGGTCGGTCGCGCTTGCGGCGTCACTGGCGTGCGTCCGGGTGAGTATTGCGAACCTAAAATGACCTCGGTCGGTTCACAAGATACCACTGGCCCGATGACCCGTGATGAGCTGAAAGACTTGGCGTGTCTGGGCTTCTCGGCTGATTTGGTGATGCAGTCATTCTGTCATACGGCGGCCTATCCTAAGCCAGTTGACGTGACCACCCATCACACACTGCCTGACTTCATTATGAACCGTGGCGGTGTATCGCTGCGTCCGGGCGATGGCATCATCCACTCATGGCTGAACCGTATGCTGTTGCCGGATACTGTTGGTACTGGCGGTGACTCCCATACCCGCTTCCCGATTGGTATCTCCTTCCCGGCGGGTTCTGGCTTGGTGGCCTTTGCGGCCGCAACAGGTGTGATGCCTCTAGACATGCCTGAGTCCGTGCTGGTGCGCTTTAAAGGTGAAATGCAACCGGGTATCACCCTGCGTGATCTGGTTCATGCCATCCCTTACTACGCCATTCAGGAAGGTTTGCTGACGGTTGAGAAGCAGGGCAAGAAGAATATCTTCTCTGGCCGAATTCTGGAGATCGAAGGTCTGCCAGAGCTGAAAGTTGAGCAAGCATTCGAGCTGGCGGATGCCTCCGCAGAACGTTCTGCGGCCGGTTGTACCATCAAACTGGATAAAGCGCCGATTACCGAATACCTGCAATCCAACGTGGTGCTGCTGAAGTGGATGATTGCTGAAGGCTACGGCGATCGCCGGACACTGGAGCGCCGCATCAATGGCATGGAGAGCTGGCTGGCGAACCCGAATCTGCTGGAAGGTGATGCCGACGCCGAGTACGCCGCCGTGATCGAAATCGATCTGGCTGATATCACTCAACCGATCCTGTGTGCGCCAAACGATCCTGATGATGCTCGCCTGTTATCTGATGTTGCCAACAGCAAAATTGATGAAGTCTTTATCGGCTCTTGCATGACCAACATTGGTCACTTCCGTGCGGCAGGTAAGCTGCTGAATCAGCATAAAGGTCAGTTGCCAACCCGCTTGTGGGTGGCACCGCCGACTAAAATGGATGCCGCGCAACTGACCGAAGAGGGCTACTACAGCATCTTTGGCAACAGTGGTGCGCGCATTGAGATCCCCGGCTGTTCACTCTGCATGGGTAACCAAGCGCGAGTGGCTGACGGTGCGACGGTGGTTTCTACCTCCACCCGTAACTTCCCGAACCGCTTGGGAACGGGGGCAAATGTTTATCTCGCTTCGGCTGAACTGGCCGCGATAGCCTCGCTGCTTGGGCGTCTGCCGACACCTGATGAATACCAAACTTATATGGCTCAGGTTGATAAGACCGCTGAGGATACTTATCGCTACCTGAACTTTGATCAGTTGAGCCAATATACTGAAAAAGCTGACGGCGTTATCTTCCAAACCGCCGTGTAA
- a CDS encoding helix-turn-helix transcriptional regulator — MPAVKKNKLRNVSPSSKPIYRDQIMQQSNLVASDYQLSGAKSLPTDPVLFGDFQVLRLNPHLILHTANVTNLYDIKTQNQLNPALKLAIVVNGSAHISFGGKQLHLQEKGDASLVSLTESTLFTRHGKNNSHERTLTLTFDREWLYGDLLPQDGAWDTLYNFTQQHLAIHLWQPSVQARAIAQQIASAPPYNTPLARLRCETQCIGLIIEAFSSLEQQVQQRNRVVLRGLNRIQQVRDWLESGEADHLSMSQLAQSINMSPSTLQRRFRESYHITVFEYLRHCRLKRAMLALKKEGVSIDQAATIAGYTSPANFATALRRTFNISPSQLRTGHYLDL; from the coding sequence ATGCCGGCAGTGAAGAAAAATAAGTTACGCAATGTCTCCCCCTCATCCAAACCGATTTATCGTGACCAAATTATGCAGCAATCGAATTTGGTCGCCAGCGACTATCAGTTGAGCGGGGCGAAGTCATTGCCCACTGACCCGGTGTTATTTGGCGATTTTCAGGTATTGCGCCTCAATCCACATCTCATTTTACATACCGCTAATGTCACCAATCTCTATGACATCAAGACACAAAATCAGCTCAATCCGGCGCTAAAACTGGCGATTGTAGTCAATGGCAGCGCACATATCTCCTTTGGGGGTAAGCAACTGCATTTGCAGGAAAAAGGCGATGCCTCGCTGGTATCACTCACCGAAAGCACCCTCTTTACCCGCCACGGCAAAAATAACAGTCACGAGCGCACCCTAACACTGACTTTTGACCGCGAGTGGCTGTATGGCGATTTGCTGCCACAGGATGGCGCGTGGGACACACTCTACAACTTTACTCAGCAGCATCTGGCGATCCATTTATGGCAGCCCTCGGTGCAGGCGCGGGCTATCGCCCAGCAAATTGCCAGCGCCCCCCCTTACAACACCCCGCTGGCGCGTTTGCGCTGTGAAACGCAATGCATCGGCTTGATTATTGAAGCTTTTAGTTCACTGGAGCAACAAGTCCAGCAACGGAATAGAGTGGTCTTGCGGGGGCTAAATCGGATTCAACAAGTCCGTGACTGGCTGGAGAGTGGTGAGGCTGACCATCTATCCATGAGTCAGTTGGCTCAATCCATCAATATGAGCCCAAGCACCTTGCAGCGGCGTTTTCGTGAGAGTTATCACATCACGGTATTTGAGTATTTACGCCATTGCCGATTGAAGCGCGCCATGCTGGCGTTGAAAAAAGAGGGGGTCAGTATTGATCAAGCGGCGACCATTGCGGGATATACCAGCCCGGCTAATTTCGCCACAGCGCTACGTCGCACCTTTAATATCTCCCCCAGCCAGTTACGAACGGGGCACTACCTTGATCTGTAA
- the lpdA gene encoding dihydrolipoyl dehydrogenase, with product MSTEIKTQVVVLGAGPAGYSAAFRCADLGLETILVERYSTLGGVCLNVGCIPSKALLHVAKVIEEAKALAEHGIVFGEPKTDIDKVRVWKEKVINQLTGGLAGMAKGRKVKVVNGFGKFTGANTLVVEGENGPTTITFDNAIIAAGSRPIQLPFIPHEDPRVWDSTDALALKTVPERLLVMGGGIIGLEMGTVYHALGSKIDVVEMADQVIPAADKDVVKVFTKRISKQFNLMLETKVTAVEAKEDGIYVTMEGKKAPAEPQRYDAVLVAIGRVPNGKLLDAGQAGVEVDERGFIHVDKQLRSNVPHIFAIGDIVGQPMLAHKGVHEGHVAAEVIAGMKHYFDPKVIPSIAYTEPEVAWVGLTEKEAKEKGISYETSTFPWAASGRAIASDCADGMTKLIFDKETHRIIGGAIVGTNGGELLGEIGLAIEMGCDAEDIALTIHAHPTLHESVGLAAEIYEGSITDLPNPKAKKK from the coding sequence ATGAGTACTGAAATTAAAACTCAGGTCGTGGTACTTGGGGCAGGTCCAGCAGGGTACTCTGCTGCTTTTCGTTGCGCGGATTTAGGTTTAGAAACCATTCTGGTTGAGCGTTACTCTACGCTCGGTGGCGTTTGCCTGAATGTGGGTTGTATCCCTTCCAAGGCGTTGTTGCACGTCGCTAAAGTGATTGAAGAAGCCAAAGCACTGGCTGAACACGGTATCGTTTTTGGCGAGCCTAAAACTGATATTGATAAAGTCCGTGTTTGGAAAGAGAAAGTGATCAATCAGTTAACTGGTGGTTTGGCAGGTATGGCTAAAGGCCGTAAAGTCAAAGTGGTTAACGGTTTTGGTAAATTTACCGGCGCGAACACCTTAGTGGTTGAAGGCGAAAATGGCCCAACCACGATCACCTTCGATAACGCGATTATTGCTGCTGGTTCTCGTCCAATCCAACTGCCATTCATTCCTCATGAAGACCCACGTGTTTGGGACTCAACTGACGCATTGGCACTGAAAACTGTTCCTGAGCGTCTGTTGGTGATGGGCGGCGGGATCATCGGTCTGGAAATGGGCACTGTTTATCACGCGCTCGGCTCTAAAATTGATGTCGTCGAAATGGCGGATCAGGTTATCCCAGCGGCTGATAAAGACGTGGTGAAAGTCTTCACCAAACGTATCAGCAAGCAGTTCAACCTGATGCTGGAAACCAAAGTGACTGCGGTAGAAGCCAAAGAAGATGGTATCTACGTCACGATGGAAGGCAAAAAAGCCCCGGCAGAACCACAACGCTATGATGCGGTTCTGGTGGCTATCGGCCGCGTACCGAATGGTAAGTTGCTGGATGCGGGCCAAGCGGGCGTTGAAGTTGACGAACGTGGCTTTATCCACGTGGATAAGCAACTGCGCAGTAACGTGCCACACATCTTTGCTATCGGTGACATCGTGGGTCAGCCAATGCTGGCACACAAAGGTGTTCACGAAGGCCATGTTGCCGCTGAAGTTATCGCGGGCATGAAACATTACTTCGATCCGAAAGTGATTCCATCCATTGCGTACACTGAACCTGAAGTCGCATGGGTAGGCTTGACTGAGAAAGAAGCGAAAGAGAAAGGCATCAGCTACGAAACCTCCACCTTCCCGTGGGCGGCATCGGGCCGTGCTATCGCCTCTGATTGTGCAGATGGTATGACTAAACTGATCTTCGACAAAGAGACTCACCGTATCATCGGTGGTGCTATTGTCGGGACTAACGGCGGCGAGCTGTTAGGTGAAATCGGTCTGGCAATCGAGATGGGTTGTGATGCGGAAGATATCGCGTTGACCATCCATGCTCACCCAACACTGCATGAATCTGTGGGTCTGGCGGCGGAAATCTACGAAGGTAGCATTACCGACTTGCCGAATCCGAAAGCGAAAAAGAAATAA